In Synechococcus sp. RS9909, one genomic interval encodes:
- a CDS encoding vWA domain-containing protein, protein MKLPAFLRNTPPKRRSKRCRGMGTTEAIVALAAGVLVIGAGAMALRSTDVLINRAEGKASLRQNTTNGLRLLRSEVERSMHIMVNGSKASQGVDFDLADEQYAAPLQTCQAKASASNQVFRPVFGLKMIELTDPVFYGISTSASGKGYSLSRCGAPLSIDGTYNETDEIFIARVIDDIALMPCASGECTDTEDNNKTKQLEAIASSLDVNFSTDSYTTPERIYREPALRIETDPNYKLVKFIDPNTGTEYDDNLNESHLQLSNSSRSLSVYPLYLAAFARADKRLENYGETGIAIDSAFFPELNSDRVAFLVDGSGSMSACILWGSGNGDKRTYWNGQRYQSTRRSCAMTRMESLQKELLAVLTDLHHNAPDTKITLTAFSSRGYSNHREWSRSSDGLVRIGDVDHYQSAKEFVNSLSAGNVTRWGGTDPWNGLEKAMTMADVNAVYFLSDGEPSQDRRGRRWSSRDYGPTVEYYIAKNNERATPAKVFTTALGLESPWMKLFAERGKGVYTQIDPESLKDNNGIGNNEGFCDPSNPSANFSYCNDAADVELTGAGQFRNP, encoded by the coding sequence ATGAAACTCCCCGCCTTCCTACGCAACACACCACCGAAACGCAGATCGAAGCGCTGCCGGGGCATGGGCACCACCGAAGCGATCGTGGCGCTCGCCGCCGGTGTGCTGGTGATCGGAGCAGGGGCGATGGCGCTGCGCTCCACCGACGTGTTGATCAATCGGGCCGAAGGCAAAGCGAGCCTGCGTCAGAACACCACGAACGGGCTGCGGCTGCTCCGTTCTGAAGTGGAACGCAGCATGCACATCATGGTGAATGGCAGCAAGGCCAGCCAGGGGGTGGATTTTGACCTGGCCGATGAGCAATATGCCGCACCGCTGCAAACCTGCCAGGCCAAAGCGAGCGCCAGCAACCAGGTGTTTCGGCCTGTGTTCGGCCTGAAGATGATCGAGCTGACCGATCCGGTGTTTTATGGCATCAGCACCAGCGCCAGCGGCAAGGGCTACAGCCTCTCGCGCTGTGGCGCCCCCCTCAGCATCGACGGCACCTACAACGAAACCGACGAAATCTTCATTGCCAGGGTGATCGATGACATCGCCTTGATGCCCTGCGCCAGCGGTGAGTGCACCGACACAGAAGACAACAACAAAACCAAGCAACTCGAGGCCATTGCTTCCAGCCTCGATGTAAACTTCAGCACCGACTCCTACACCACCCCGGAGCGCATCTATCGCGAACCAGCCCTGAGGATTGAAACCGATCCCAACTACAAGTTGGTGAAATTCATTGATCCCAACACCGGCACGGAATACGACGACAATCTCAACGAAAGCCATCTGCAACTGAGCAACAGCAGCCGTTCTCTCTCGGTTTATCCCCTCTATCTCGCCGCCTTTGCACGGGCGGACAAACGCCTCGAGAACTACGGCGAAACCGGCATCGCCATCGACTCCGCCTTCTTCCCCGAACTCAACAGCGATCGCGTCGCTTTCCTGGTGGATGGCTCCGGTTCGATGAGCGCCTGCATCCTCTGGGGCAGCGGCAATGGAGACAAGCGCACCTACTGGAATGGCCAGCGCTATCAGAGCACCAGACGCTCCTGTGCCATGACCCGGATGGAATCGCTTCAGAAGGAACTACTGGCGGTGCTCACCGATCTGCATCACAACGCACCCGACACCAAAATCACCCTCACCGCCTTCAGCTCAAGGGGATATTCCAACCACCGCGAATGGAGCCGCTCCTCCGATGGGTTGGTGCGCATCGGTGATGTGGACCACTACCAATCCGCCAAGGAGTTCGTGAACTCCCTCAGCGCCGGCAATGTGACCCGCTGGGGCGGCACCGATCCCTGGAATGGATTGGAAAAAGCGATGACGATGGCCGACGTGAATGCGGTGTATTTCCTCTCCGATGGTGAACCGAGCCAGGATCGACGCGGTCGCCGCTGGAGCAGCCGCGATTACGGCCCCACGGTGGAGTACTACATCGCCAAGAACAATGAGCGCGCCACCCCCGCCAAGGTGTTCACCACCGCACTTGGTCTGGAATCCCCCTGGATGAAGCTGTTCGCCGAACGAGGCAAGGGGGTGTACACCCAGATCGATCCCGAGTCGCTGAAAGACAACAACGGCATCGGCAACAACGAAGGCTTCTGCGATCCCAGCAATCCCAGTGCCAACTTCTCCTACTGCAACGATGCCGCCGACGTGGAACTCACCGGCGCTGGTCAGTTCCGCAACCCTTGA
- a CDS encoding Tfp pilus assembly protein FimT/FimU, whose translation MHRWPSRGFTLVEMLVMLVIAGLTTAWALPAWRRQLLQGQVDRYTENLEAGLFDLKAKAGKEKISFIATPPARDSFLEPWQLVEFTKPDGTRVNGSDGRLCVIEGDNDPACNADAALNPRDPDFRFLKLENTKQAREVELMIHLKGGQTKFEITPPGTINHDDVVFVIRSRHHASMTGQPLKQRCVLLSGNGYLHRGNWTQSTSQCDSS comes from the coding sequence ATGCATCGATGGCCGTCCCGGGGATTCACCCTGGTGGAGATGCTGGTGATGTTAGTGATCGCCGGCCTCACCACCGCCTGGGCCCTGCCCGCCTGGCGGCGACAGCTGCTGCAGGGGCAGGTGGATCGCTACACCGAAAACCTGGAAGCCGGCCTGTTTGACCTCAAGGCCAAGGCCGGGAAAGAGAAAATCAGCTTCATCGCCACCCCTCCGGCCCGCGACAGCTTTCTGGAGCCATGGCAGCTGGTGGAATTCACCAAACCCGATGGCACACGCGTCAATGGTAGTGATGGCCGTCTGTGCGTCATCGAAGGGGACAACGATCCCGCCTGTAATGCGGATGCTGCATTGAATCCTCGCGACCCTGACTTTCGCTTTCTCAAGCTCGAAAATACGAAGCAGGCGCGGGAGGTGGAACTGATGATTCACCTCAAAGGGGGCCAGACCAAGTTTGAGATCACCCCACCGGGCACGATCAACCACGACGATGTGGTGTTCGTGATCCGTTCCCGGCACCACGCCAGCATGACTGGCCAGCCCCTGAAGCAGCGCTGCGTGCTGCTCTCGGGCAATGGCTACCTGCATCGAGGCAACTGGACCCAGAGCACCAGCCAATGCGACAGCAGCTGA
- a CDS encoding prepilin-type N-terminal cleavage/methylation domain-containing protein, whose product MIRRPRWHQRTVRLSKQSGFTLVEVLIAAVVLSAVMAAVGRLTVAALATGRLQGERTRIEAAVSENIQLIQKADSEFRFDAPEPADQPGSTACSDPSAALKAYIETRSSASTDPSRSLRLRLPDVSRTMRFADTADTLVISYGFEAPERSIGREYRVLELNPNFQARCP is encoded by the coding sequence ATGATCCGCCGCCCTCGCTGGCATCAGCGGACTGTGCGCCTCAGCAAGCAGTCCGGCTTCACCTTGGTGGAGGTGCTGATTGCTGCTGTGGTGCTGTCGGCCGTGATGGCAGCGGTGGGCAGGCTCACGGTGGCAGCCCTCGCCACCGGGCGTCTGCAGGGAGAACGCACCCGCATCGAGGCGGCGGTGAGCGAAAACATCCAGCTGATCCAGAAGGCCGACTCGGAATTTCGCTTCGATGCGCCCGAACCCGCCGATCAACCCGGCAGCACCGCCTGCTCTGATCCCTCAGCAGCGCTGAAGGCTTACATCGAAACCCGCTCGTCAGCCAGCACCGATCCCTCCCGCAGCCTCAGACTGCGCCTGCCGGACGTCAGCCGCACCATGCGCTTCGCCGACACGGCCGACACCCTGGTGATCAGCTACGGGTTTGAGGCACCCGAACGATCGATCGGCAGGGAGTACCGGGTGCTGGAGCTGAATCCCAACTTCCAGGCCCGTTGCCCGTGA
- a CDS encoding type IV pilin protein produces the protein MVTRFLTPSSDRSRNARAEAFTLTEVLITVVIVGILSAIALPNYFNQVQRTRQSEAAAALAQLQNTLVAYVDENNTTASGCNNGSAPTWGDLNGIAAVMTDSGPASGCTSLNTAITMPNGRYTITRTDNGSNDDYYEFTAADSSAANFNVMACVDLSNGASDLEQGSSSAAITASDLDCR, from the coding sequence ATGGTGACGCGATTCTTAACGCCTTCATCGGACCGATCCAGAAACGCCAGAGCCGAGGCTTTCACCCTCACCGAAGTGCTGATCACCGTGGTGATCGTGGGCATTCTCAGCGCCATCGCCCTGCCCAACTACTTCAATCAGGTGCAACGCACCCGGCAGAGCGAAGCGGCAGCAGCCCTGGCCCAGCTCCAGAACACCCTGGTGGCTTATGTCGACGAGAACAACACCACCGCCAGCGGCTGCAACAACGGCAGTGCTCCCACCTGGGGAGACCTGAACGGGATCGCTGCCGTGATGACCGACTCCGGCCCGGCCAGTGGCTGCACCTCGCTGAACACCGCAATCACCATGCCCAACGGGCGCTACACCATCACCCGCACCGATAACGGCTCCAACGACGATTACTACGAGTTCACGGCTGCCGACAGCTCGGCTGCCAACTTCAACGTGATGGCCTGTGTGGATCTGAGCAACGGAGCCAGTGATCTGGAACAAGGCAGCAGCAGCGCCGCGATCACAGCCTCCGATCTCGACTGCCGTTAG
- a CDS encoding prepilin-type N-terminal cleavage/methylation domain-containing protein yields the protein MSTLNNRLQLALLKRKRSGNALQKGFTLVELMIVIVIVGILSAVALPNFLNQTTKAKVSEATTKLSGLLKEGHAEYQYSNDASKVQTTLETPTTGSIAKADAAGNFDYAVTGTLAANATVLPMTATGKSGAGADLASKVLSGCVNLSTGKIEINNTLGATAPTCS from the coding sequence ATGAGCACACTCAACAACCGGCTCCAACTGGCCCTGCTGAAGCGCAAGCGCTCCGGCAACGCTCTCCAGAAAGGCTTCACCTTGGTGGAGCTGATGATCGTGATCGTGATCGTCGGCATCCTCTCGGCGGTGGCGCTGCCGAATTTCTTGAATCAAACAACAAAAGCGAAAGTCTCGGAAGCGACCACAAAGCTTTCCGGCCTTCTCAAAGAAGGACATGCAGAATACCAATACTCAAATGACGCAAGCAAAGTACAAACAACCCTGGAGACTCCCACGACAGGCTCTATAGCAAAAGCTGATGCGGCCGGCAATTTCGACTACGCTGTAACCGGAACCCTAGCCGCTAACGCCACTGTCTTACCAATGACTGCAACCGGAAAATCAGGAGCAGGCGCAGATTTGGCCAGTAAAGTATTATCAGGATGTGTAAACCTGTCAACAGGCAAAATAGAGATCAACAATACACTTGGAGCCACCGCTCCAACCTGCTCGTAA
- a CDS encoding sensor histidine kinase KdpD translates to MSIRPLPSLRLWLQSTTLLAVIAGYSLLLAMDSVISERERRAQHERLVEALISLEQSQRLPRLSPAEADGEAPLLRWRVLPGRQPQPITRTGGTDAPQELVSRRPLPGVRATPLTLEVRQNITASLQQQRSTQLLLVAAAGVSALFTSLLLRLVLRRGLVQPLQALAADVASLEADHLGEHWLPVAQQSQELQPIAQAFNELQQRLALAWQQERTFIDGVAHELRTPITVISGHAQRLQRRGLPTELQEPLRLIAAEAARMATQLSILRDLARSDAGRLQPQWQSLDPDEQLLLAFERWQARSPARLTLPVPEPTPPQRIQADPELLQQCLDLLIDNALRYSSDSVALQRSVGATGETILHVLDRGPGIPGAERDQVVCRFVRGSSSSGTRGMGIGLALALALATALRAQLRIAARTAGGADLQVVFSAAPAAPSPAP, encoded by the coding sequence GTGTCGATCCGGCCGCTGCCTTCCCTGCGCCTCTGGTTGCAGTCCACCACGTTGTTGGCCGTGATCGCTGGCTACAGCTTGCTGCTGGCGATGGATTCCGTGATCAGCGAGCGGGAGCGGCGCGCCCAGCATGAGCGCCTGGTGGAGGCCCTGATCTCTCTGGAACAGAGTCAGCGCTTGCCCCGCCTCAGTCCGGCGGAAGCCGATGGCGAGGCCCCGCTGCTCCGTTGGCGTGTGCTTCCCGGCCGGCAGCCCCAGCCGATCACCCGCACCGGCGGCACCGATGCTCCACAGGAGCTGGTGAGCCGTCGCCCCTTGCCCGGCGTCCGCGCCACGCCCCTCACCCTGGAGGTGCGCCAGAACATCACCGCCTCCCTGCAGCAACAACGCAGCACCCAGTTGTTGTTGGTGGCGGCAGCAGGCGTGTCCGCCCTGTTCACATCGCTGTTGCTGCGGTTGGTGTTGCGCCGCGGTCTGGTGCAACCACTGCAGGCCTTGGCCGCTGATGTGGCCTCCCTGGAGGCCGACCATCTCGGTGAGCATTGGCTGCCGGTTGCCCAGCAGTCGCAAGAGCTGCAGCCGATCGCCCAGGCGTTCAATGAGCTTCAACAGCGTCTGGCCCTGGCCTGGCAGCAGGAGCGCACCTTCATCGATGGAGTCGCTCACGAGCTGCGCACGCCGATCACCGTGATCTCCGGCCATGCCCAGCGGCTGCAACGTCGCGGTCTGCCCACCGAGCTGCAGGAACCGCTGCGCCTGATCGCTGCGGAAGCCGCCCGCATGGCCACCCAGCTGAGCATTCTCCGTGATCTGGCACGCAGCGATGCCGGACGCCTGCAGCCCCAGTGGCAATCGCTCGATCCCGATGAGCAGCTGCTGCTGGCCTTTGAGCGCTGGCAGGCCCGCTCGCCAGCACGGCTCACGCTTCCGGTGCCCGAGCCAACGCCACCCCAGCGGATTCAGGCCGATCCCGAGCTCCTGCAGCAGTGCCTGGATCTGTTGATCGACAATGCTCTGCGCTACAGCTCCGATTCGGTGGCGTTGCAGCGCAGTGTGGGCGCCACCGGGGAGACGATCCTGCATGTGCTCGACCGTGGCCCCGGCATCCCTGGGGCGGAGCGCGACCAGGTGGTGTGCCGGTTTGTGCGTGGCAGCAGCTCCAGCGGCACCCGCGGCATGGGCATCGGTCTGGCGTTGGCGTTGGCGCTCGCCACCGCCCTGCGGGCCCAGCTGCGGATCGCTGCTCGCACCGCTGGCGGTGCCGATCTGCAGGTGGTGTTCAGTGCGGCTCCTGCTGCGCCATCTCCCGCGCCATGA
- a CDS encoding response regulator transcription factor, giving the protein MDHLLVVDDDPELLRFLLDDLQAEGLSCTGVLNGQEALMRLRQERFDLVVLDWGLPDFAGTEICQRLRRSGDQTPVLMLTARADTGDRVMALDMGADDHLSKPFEIAELHARVRALLRRGHYQQHRSDGDCLQLGDLTMALLTRQVRRGERTINLSQREFDLLAFLLRRAGEVIPRQEILDGVWGSPFVGDPNTLDVYVGYLRRKLESSDQPRLLHTVRGVGFMAREMAQQEPH; this is encoded by the coding sequence GTGGATCACCTCCTCGTCGTCGACGATGACCCGGAACTGCTGCGCTTCCTGCTCGACGATCTGCAGGCGGAAGGCTTGAGCTGCACCGGCGTGCTCAATGGCCAGGAGGCCCTGATGCGGTTGCGCCAGGAGCGATTCGACCTGGTGGTGCTCGATTGGGGCCTCCCGGACTTCGCCGGCACGGAGATCTGCCAACGGCTACGCCGCAGTGGCGACCAGACCCCGGTGCTGATGCTCACAGCACGCGCCGACACGGGCGATCGGGTGATGGCCCTCGACATGGGTGCCGATGACCACCTGAGCAAACCGTTTGAGATCGCCGAACTGCATGCCCGGGTGCGGGCCCTGCTGCGACGAGGGCACTACCAACAGCACCGCAGCGACGGAGACTGCCTCCAGCTCGGCGACCTCACCATGGCGCTGTTGACGCGCCAGGTGCGACGGGGGGAGCGGACGATCAATCTCTCGCAACGGGAATTCGATCTGCTCGCCTTTCTGCTGCGCCGTGCTGGAGAGGTGATTCCACGCCAGGAGATTCTCGATGGGGTGTGGGGCAGCCCGTTCGTGGGCGATCCCAACACCCTGGATGTGTACGTGGGGTATCTGCGCCGCAAGCTGGAAAGCAGCGACCAACCGCGCCTGCTGCACACCGTGCGCGGGGTGGGCTTCATGGCGCGGGAGATGGCGCAGCAGGAGCCGCACTGA
- a CDS encoding GspH/FimT family pseudopilin → MNQASKGFSLVELLVAIAILGILASLGLVHAGSDRDQLQLDTAARRLQLGLERGRSLARRQQRACGISLEAEGWLPSAEEALPGELAACSGAGLALQEALEQGPIQLHTNLPPVLRIAANGLLIDGGTVVLSHSRLQRSRCLVVSLPLGISRLGLYDGAAPAGGEAPSSSRCRPDPGEA, encoded by the coding sequence ATGAACCAGGCCTCGAAGGGATTCAGCCTGGTGGAGCTGCTGGTGGCGATCGCCATCCTCGGCATCCTGGCGTCGCTGGGCCTGGTGCACGCCGGCAGCGATCGCGATCAGCTCCAGCTCGACACTGCGGCCCGGCGCTTGCAGCTCGGCTTGGAACGGGGGCGCAGCCTCGCCCGCCGCCAGCAGCGCGCCTGTGGCATCAGCCTCGAAGCTGAGGGCTGGTTGCCGTCAGCCGAAGAGGCTCTACCCGGCGAGCTCGCCGCCTGCTCCGGCGCTGGCCTCGCCCTGCAGGAAGCCCTGGAGCAGGGGCCGATTCAGCTGCACACCAACCTGCCGCCGGTGCTGCGGATCGCCGCCAACGGGCTGCTGATCGATGGCGGCACCGTGGTGCTCAGCCATAGTCGCCTGCAGCGCAGCCGCTGCCTGGTGGTGAGTCTGCCGCTGGGGATCAGCCGCCTGGGCCTCTACGACGGTGCCGCACCGGCTGGGGGAGAGGCGCCGAGCAGCAGCCGTTGCCGTCCTGATCCCGGGGAGGCCTGA
- a CDS encoding prepilin-type N-terminal cleavage/methylation domain-containing protein, with protein MRFHSFRSRSAGFTLLELMLALSLGVMVFGVLLNLIAGDLRLGGAMAARLRESARQRRTLELIRDELALGQGRMLEPPVSDQWPCAMAGRRPVLAIATEAGDPQARRRAIVYSVGRAPSAIWRGRVLMRCGPAYNLEGLPSLDAAYQNRVVLDALPDDAAAGFVVSPDPELPVLQLELEQSLPGRDGAARRLRNAMAA; from the coding sequence ATGCGCTTCCACTCGTTCCGTTCCCGTTCCGCCGGCTTCACCCTCCTGGAACTGATGCTCGCCCTCAGCCTCGGGGTGATGGTGTTCGGGGTGTTGCTCAACCTGATCGCCGGTGATCTGCGCCTGGGCGGTGCGATGGCCGCGCGGCTGCGGGAATCGGCCCGGCAGCGCCGCACCCTGGAGTTGATCCGCGATGAACTCGCCCTCGGCCAGGGCCGCATGCTGGAGCCGCCGGTGTCGGATCAGTGGCCCTGCGCCATGGCGGGTCGACGCCCCGTTCTCGCCATTGCCACCGAAGCCGGCGACCCCCAGGCGCGCCGCCGCGCGATTGTGTATTCGGTGGGCCGGGCACCGTCGGCGATCTGGCGCGGCCGGGTGTTGATGCGCTGTGGACCGGCCTACAACCTGGAGGGCCTTCCCAGCCTCGACGCTGCTTATCAGAATCGGGTGGTGCTGGATGCACTCCCTGATGATGCAGCCGCCGGTTTTGTGGTGTCGCCCGATCCGGAGCTTCCCGTGCTCCAGCTCGAGCTGGAGCAATCGCTGCCTGGCCGCGATGGTGCCGCCCGGCGGCTTCGCAACGCCATGGCGGCTTGA
- a CDS encoding HAMP domain-containing sensor histidine kinase, protein MLTPWRRWRQAPSTIQSRLERTSLIAVLLGYGLLLAVDLQLFNEQRHQRQLQTMERAELLLAETAEAMARTSAGGRQGRFDASGLQRSLSDFSSYRLALWMHPQGIPASLVAPKRSSNALISTVPGLRERAETLAHRNSLPQLFERKDRHYVVSSRVVEFGGASWDLYLLEDVSDEVRFQRLLNGLLLLAAALASLVTILINRRGIERSLQPLKRFNRRIAAVSSSSLEKQPFRPEQEPEELQPLAQGFNDLMARLAEAFTRQRQFASTVSHELRNPITLISGYSGRLLRRSDNLTPQQIEQLGIIEEEGRRLTRLISDLLAITRADNDQLAIEPVPVGVCDAAEQALRLAQGSRSHHLRLVPPDLGDPHALQALADRDRLVQCLVNLLENACKFSPPHTTVELSCSCSDERVLLRVQDQGPGVPEADRDRIFERFGRGRHAAGVPGSGIGLSVVKTLVEQMEGSIHVETAEGGGAAFVLGLRRWLGPQRESAQPNHSRGGL, encoded by the coding sequence ATGTTGACGCCATGGCGTCGCTGGCGGCAGGCCCCCAGCACGATTCAGTCGCGGCTGGAGCGCACCAGCCTGATTGCGGTGCTGCTCGGCTATGGCCTGCTGCTCGCCGTGGATCTGCAGCTGTTCAACGAACAGCGCCACCAGCGCCAGCTGCAGACGATGGAACGGGCCGAGTTGCTCTTGGCGGAGACTGCCGAGGCGATGGCCCGAACCTCCGCAGGCGGCCGACAGGGACGCTTCGATGCGAGCGGGCTGCAGCGCAGCCTCAGTGATTTCTCCTCCTACCGCCTGGCGCTTTGGATGCATCCCCAGGGCATTCCCGCCTCGCTGGTGGCGCCGAAACGCAGCAGCAATGCCCTGATCAGCACCGTGCCCGGTCTGCGCGAGCGGGCCGAAACCCTGGCCCATCGCAACAGCCTGCCCCAGCTGTTTGAACGGAAGGATCGCCACTATGTGGTCTCCAGCCGGGTGGTGGAGTTCGGCGGCGCCAGCTGGGACCTTTATCTGCTCGAGGATGTGAGCGATGAGGTGCGCTTCCAGCGCCTGCTCAACGGCCTGCTTCTGCTGGCGGCCGCCCTCGCCTCCCTGGTCACGATCCTGATCAATCGGCGCGGCATCGAGCGCAGCCTGCAGCCCCTGAAGCGCTTCAACCGAAGGATCGCAGCGGTGAGTTCCAGCTCACTGGAGAAGCAGCCGTTTCGTCCTGAGCAGGAACCGGAGGAGCTGCAACCCCTCGCCCAGGGGTTCAACGATCTGATGGCGCGCCTGGCGGAGGCCTTCACCCGGCAGCGCCAGTTCGCCAGCACCGTGAGCCATGAACTGCGCAATCCGATCACCCTGATCAGTGGCTACAGCGGTCGTTTGCTGCGACGGTCTGACAACCTCACACCGCAGCAGATCGAGCAGCTGGGAATCATCGAGGAGGAGGGGCGTCGCCTCACGCGGCTGATCAGCGACCTGCTGGCGATCACCCGCGCCGATAACGATCAGTTGGCGATCGAGCCGGTGCCGGTGGGGGTGTGTGATGCGGCGGAGCAGGCGCTGCGGCTGGCCCAGGGCTCAAGATCCCATCACCTGCGCCTGGTGCCGCCCGATCTGGGCGATCCCCACGCGCTTCAGGCCCTCGCTGATCGCGACCGTCTGGTGCAGTGCCTGGTGAATCTGCTGGAGAACGCCTGCAAATTCAGCCCGCCCCACACCACGGTGGAGCTGTCCTGCAGCTGCAGCGACGAGCGCGTGCTGTTGCGGGTGCAAGACCAGGGCCCGGGCGTGCCGGAGGCTGATCGCGACAGGATTTTCGAGCGCTTCGGGAGGGGGCGTCACGCCGCCGGGGTGCCCGGCAGCGGCATCGGCTTGTCGGTGGTGAAGACCCTGGTGGAGCAGATGGAGGGGTCGATCCATGTGGAAACGGCTGAGGGCGGCGGCGCTGCGTTTGTGCTCGGCCTGCGGCGATGGTTGGGCCCCCAGCGAGAATCGGCCCAACCCAACCACTCCCGCGGCGGCCTTTGA